AGGGAAAAAAAGGGCTTTTAAGAGATTAGTTGAAGTAATAGGGGAACAAGGCGAAAAATTAGAAGAAAAGATATTAGGTATAGCCCATTGTAATGCTCCTGAAAAAGCAGAAAAGTTAAAAAAACAAATAGAGGAAATGTATAATTTCAAAGAGGTTATAATAGTAGAAACTGCAGGCTTAAGTTCTGCTTATGCTAATGATGGTGGAATAATTATAGCTTTCTAGGAAATTTTTACATAGAAGGAGATGCATATGGAAAAAACATTTACTAAAAAAAGAAATATTCTTATTATTTCTCTTATATGTACAGCACTATGGGGAAGTGCATTTCCTGCATTAAAAATTAGTTATGAAAGATTAGCTTTGGAGATAACTGATATATATTCAAGAATATATTTAGCAGGAATTAGATTTTTTTTGGCTTCAGTACTTGTGTTTTTATATGGGAAATTTATTTTTAAGGTAGATATAAGTGTAAGAAAAGAATCTATAAAACCTATAATACTATTAGGATTATTGCAGACTTCTCTGCAATATTTTTTCTTTTATATTGGCATAGCAAATACAACAGGTATAAAAAGTGCAATAATACAGGCTAGTGGTACTTTTTTTGTAGTAATTGCTGCTCATTTCTTATATTCTGATGATAAAATCAATAAAAGAAAAATTATTAGCCTTATTTTGGGCTTTGTTGGAGTTCTTGTCGTAAATATGAATAAAGGTTTTGATTTAAATTTTGAATTTATTGGAGAAGGGTTTTTACTGATATCTGCATTAGTTAGTGCAATTGCAACTATTTATGTAAAGGATATTTCT
The sequence above is a segment of the Tissierellales bacterium genome. Coding sequences within it:
- a CDS encoding DMT family transporter, giving the protein MEKTFTKKRNILIISLICTALWGSAFPALKISYERLALEITDIYSRIYLAGIRFFLASVLVFLYGKFIFKVDISVRKESIKPIILLGLLQTSLQYFFFYIGIANTTGIKSAIIQASGTFFVVIAAHFLYSDDKINKRKIISLILGFVGVLVVNMNKGFDLNFEFIGEGFLLISALVSAIATIYVKDISGRINSILLTGGQMFSGSLLLLLVGKIGMKGSNLIFDGLSLMLLLYTAFLSATAFVLWYILLKYNKAGEVSIYRLFIPIFGSILSAIFIKNEAFTLNIVIGLILVILGIFVLNLKRE